The window ATTCTCTTTATCACGATTGTAACCCCATTCTATAAAATCAACGTTTGTAGAGTAGCTGGAAATAGAAGTTATATCGTAAAATATCCCGTTGATTGGCTTTAAATGTTCTATCCATTTTTGAACAAACTCTACCCTTTGTGATTGCGATCTTCCCAAAATATCACACAGTTTTGATATGTCAGGAGAATACATCTTTTTAACTCTCGGCAAATTATGCTCATCAAGCCAATAAGGAAACAGGTACAAGGCCGAGGCTTCTATAATTTCATAAAATGCTAATGCTAATATCTCTTGATAGTTATCAGGAAAGAGAGATTTTAAAATCTCCGTCAATCCAAGCTTGTCTGATAAAAATCTTAGCAAAAAGACGTTGCCTTGTCCTTTTGAGACCAAACTGGAACGGATTTGCTTGGTTTTATCCTTATTTACGTTCCGTTTTGGACCGATATAGGTTCTTCGTTGACGTGATTGCTTTTTTGCTTTATCCCAGTAACTTTCTACCTTGTAGAGGTATATCCTACCTTTTATTTTCTGCTCTACAGTATAAGCCATAGTATTAACTATTTAATAACTAGTAAATAGCCGTATAGTACGGTATATACAGTATTAATGCAAATATTAATTCATTGGCTATATATATACCTATGCCTCCATAATCCTACGGATATAAGGTACAATTATTAATAATCATCAAACGTTTAGTGTCTCTGTCTCTCACCACACAACCTTATACAAGAAAATAATCTCTGCCTTTTATATCAAGATCAGTTGATGACCGTGGTTGTTTATGCTATGCAAAATTACCAAATTATGACCAACATCTATTAGTGGGTTTTTAGTATTGCATAATATTTGATCTTTTATTGCAATAATAAGTTCAGTAATTCCAAATAGACATACACTTTTAATCCTGGTGATAATTGGATGGCTGTAAATCTTTCTCCAAAGAAGGATTATACAGGAACAGTTATTCGAATTTAAGTGTATAAGTGTGTAATAAGCCTTGAAAATGTAAGGTTTAATTGTTAATATAAGAAACTTTAGATCTGTTTGTCACTATGGAAATTGTAGCTACGAATAAGAAGGCCCGCTTTAATTATGAAATTATTGAAAAAATAGAGTCGGGTATTTCGTTAAAAGGAACAGAAGTTAAATCTGTTCGGAATAAGAATGTCAGTATAGGTGAAAGTTACGCTCAAATAAAGGAAAATGAGGTTTTTCTTCATAATTTGCACATTAGTCCATACGAGCAGGGAAATCGGGAGAACCATGATCCTGTACGTGTGAGAAAATTACTCCTTCATAAACAGGAGATTAAAAAACTGGTTAGTAAAATACAGCTTAAGGGACTCTCTTTAGTCCCTCTTTCAATTTATTTAAGGAAAGGAAAAGTAAAGATTGAGTTGGCAGTTGGACGAGGCAAACGATTGGTAGATAAAAGAGAATCCATAAAGAAAAGAACAATTGAACGTGAGATTAGTCGTATCGTTAAAAAATAAATAGTTATATGTAAACTTAAGGGGGC of the Candidatus Scalindua japonica genome contains:
- the smpB gene encoding SsrA-binding protein SmpB, with product MEIVATNKKARFNYEIIEKIESGISLKGTEVKSVRNKNVSIGESYAQIKENEVFLHNLHISPYEQGNRENHDPVRVRKLLLHKQEIKKLVSKIQLKGLSLVPLSIYLRKGKVKIELAVGRGKRLVDKRESIKKRTIEREISRIVKK